The genomic DNA CCTTTGCCGCAAGGAGTAGGGCCTCCTGTTGTAGGAAACTCCGTGCCGTTCAATGAATCAGCTCACTCTACTGGCTCTTCCGGAGGACAGACACACGCACTACCGCAAATCATCAACCAGCCACAACAACTCAACCCCGGTTCTAACAAACCTCCTCAAAAGAGGCCAATGGAAGGAGGCATGGACACATTGGTAAATGCTGCAGTATCAAGCGCTGCTACTCCACCTTCTGATGCCTCGCCTGCGCCATTCTCTAAAAACACAGGTGCTGCTGTAGAGGGCACAGAGCCTAAGAGGCGCAAGCCCAGCACTTCGGCAACAAAGAGCCTTCTCGCTCAATCTCCTCAGCAGGCTTCAGGGACAAAATCGgctgctgcttctcctGCTAGCCAGGAATCTCAGGCTCCTGCTGTGAATCCCCCAGCAGCCAAAGCTATAGGAGAGTCTCCGCATGAGGAGCCTTCTGTTGCCGACTTGGCAGCTGTTGCCACGCCTCAGGAAGTTCAGCCTCAAGCTGAAGTGCCTGTGCAAGaaaaaacgaaaaactCTGAACCTCAACCATCGCAAGCCGACACTCCTGATAAGTCTGAAACTGCAGCAAGCACGGCGCCAGAAAATCAAACCGTGATTAAGGCCAGCCCTGATgccattgagaagctgcgcgaagaagctgaattGCGCAAAGAGGAGGAGCAGGAGGCCTTAGCAAATGAGCCTTCTGCAGCCCAAGATGGCAACGCAAAACCTCCTGTCAACGAGAGGGCCGTGCGTGACGTGGAGGAGGATGAAAACTACGACGATTAAAGCACGCGTGCCCCGCGCACTTTGGAGAAACAGATTGTAACGGTATATAAAGAATAAGCACGATTTTTATTTTCAGCGCACGCCACCTGTTTTGACGCCACGGCGGAATAAGTTACTAATGTACATAATGCAAATTGTCTACAGGTCAGTGAACTTCACTCAGTTTCGACAATTTCAGACAGAAAGTTCCGGATCTGGGACAGAATTTCGTCTTTCGTGGAGTCTGAGACCATTCCTACCATCAAACCTTGTTAGTATAACAAACTACGATCTTGATCAACCCggcgctttcttctcttgacATACCTAAAGCCTTGGGCTCAACCTTGGATAGGATCTGCGTAAAACTTGCGGAGTCATCAGCACGGATCTCTTCAGACGTCATCCGCTTGACTTGGTCAGTCCATCCCTCTTCAAGCAGTTTGCGGCTCAGCTTGTTTGAAATTCTGGAGAAATAGAGTATTATCAGGTTAGTAGGTTTTCATTTCCCCATAGGTGACAGAAATTGCAGAGCTGCAAGAGACCAAGAATAGTCATACAATTCGTAATTTCCAGATTCTACTAGATATTGCTGAATCTGAGCCTTCAGCTCCATGGTTTTGGCGCCGTTAGCAGTCATTTGTTTGCAAGGCTAACGCTTCTGGTCCACACGCGTTTACGCCTAGAAGtgttatttttttttcagaatATTTAAAGTTCGGTACAGGACTTTTGCAACTTTAACCCTTCGGACTCATGATAAGGACGTGCTCTAGGAACTTGTACGACACTGCTAGACCGCTTTCGTCAAGAACAATTGGAATTAAAAGAATGAGCTCAAAAGGCAGACCAGAAAATGCCAAATTCTTGAAGGCCCACCCTGTTTCTAACGCAGACGAGTGTAAATGGATTGGTCTCGAGAGGATCGAATACCTCGACCCCAACGGAACTAAAAGGCAGTGGGACAGTGCTGTTAGAAGAACGAGAAACTCCGGTGGCGTTGATGGTGTGGGGATCCTGGCCATTTTGAGGGCCCCAGGCCAAGACCCCGAAATTTTGCTACAGAAGCAATTCAGACCCCCAGTTGAAGGGGTCTGCATTGAGATGCCAGCTGGCTTAATTGACTCAGAAGAGTCGGTGGACATGGCAGCATTGAGGGAACTAAAGGAAGAGACTGGTTACTCTGGTAAAATTGTTAGCAAAACACCAACAATTTTCAATGATCCAGGGTTTACCAACACCAACCTTTCACTAGTAACGGTTGAAATTGACACATCTGCCCCCGAAAACCAGAACCCACAAACACAGCTGGAGGACAGCGAATTCATTGAGTGCATCAAAGTTCcactcaagaactttgcAGACGAGATGGACAATCTTGCCAAGCAAGGCTACAAGCTTGATGCTCGTGTGCAGAACGTGGCCCAAGGTATCAGATTAGCTCAAAAGTACAGTTTGTAAGGACAGTATATTAGCGAAACCCCAGTGAATAATGAACTTACAGCCTTaaaagctgcaaaaaataTAACGACACCAGCAGGATTTGAACCAGCGCGGGCAGAGCCCAACAGATTTCAAGTCTGTcgccttaaccactcggccaTAGTGCCATGAACGAAGATTCTATGTGAAAATTCAATATCAGTAATTGGGTTAAACTTGATCGTGCGCGATATTAGAATAtgtcataaaacaataatggaacaaggatattctgagacaacgaaggaacaacatcagagataatgaggcttgctctaggtctccggatctataactataagtactactgcatccaaggctcagtatgagattaagtagaagaaaggagGAAGGATCCTCGGATAGAAGAATAACCGCGACCgtatagaggctattaaccgccaacttcatcataatccagaagctcataataacaTACGAAAGAATAGTTGTTGTCATCGCTATCGACTAGCGTTGTCACACAACTTGGAGTTTATTATGCAGATATATACTGACTACGGGATATTTATCAAGAATTCAAGCGACGCAGCCCTTCAGTTTTGTTAGAAACTCCTGCCATTCATGGACTCCCATGTGAATGTCACAGCGGCTTCCTGGGCCCAATTGAATATACTCTTCGTTTAAGGCTAGATCCACCGGTTCTGATGgatcttcatcttctaGCACTGGCTGGCTCATGACCTCGCTCAGCGAGAACTCAGGAACCACACCATCTTTCACCATGCTTGATTCATTCATGCTAGGCCGTCTACCCTTTTGCGAGGACCTACGACGTCTTGTAGCACTAGAGCGTCGCTGCGCGGATATAGTGGTAGAGTTAGACGAAGATCGGCGTTTTGTTTCGTTGCCAGGTGCGGGAGCAGGGCATTTTATTATTTGCAACACTGGATGCAAAATCTGCTGCCACCATCCTGCCCATTGCAGCAACTCACCTAGAAGTTCAATGTTCTCATTGCTGATGTTGAATTTAGTTGCTGGCACGAGAGTTGAAGTGAAGTCGTTGGAAACTGGAGTCGAGCGACAATGATTCACTATGGTGTATGGCCTTTGAGCGTCCCAATCAAGCAGCAGATCATGTGGAATTGCCTCTTTCGGAATGTGCATATTGATATCGTAGAATTGTAAAGTCAGTATCACTCCAGTTGTAACGTTGTCCGGGCTCTCATTAATCCATCCAGATGAGCGGTAGCCAAATTCGTAAAAACGGTGATCGTGATCTTGGCATTCTTCGATCCCTACCTGGGCAACAGCCTTGTCATTGTGCGTGAGGTAGACTCCAAACCTATTGTCCACGTTGGTCTTGATATCCAGGTCTATGgaaatgtctttgaagtaGGCTCGCAGATATTCCGGCAGCTCCGTAAAGTACTTGAAAAGGTCGAGCTTTTCACGCTTGGCTGCAATTCCAGGTTCCGTTTCAATGTTTGAATGCGTGTCCAGCGTGGTCAGAAACCTGAGGTTGTAGTAGAAGGTCTGCAGATTCGGGAAGCAGCTGAGCGAGTTGAAAAGGATGTTTCCGTTGTCGCCGTCGTTGTAGTagttgaagttgtcgaaGTTGCTAGCTAGCACCAGCTTGACATCCTTCACTTGTTTATCGGACTTGTGAAAGTCCATGTCTATTACGATAATCTTCGATGCCGTGGACAGGCGAATGGTCTCATTGTCTATGTTGTCTGTAAAGGACTCCAGCTTGAGGGTCTTACATAGCCGCGTGATGTTTTCTAGCGTAACAAGCCCTGGCTTATACTCCTGGAGCAAGCAGATCATTTGCCCTAGCGTCTCAGCATACGCGTCGCTCATTGGAGGGCTGTGGGGAGTTTGTGAGCGTTGACGAGCCTCTGCGTGGATCATTCAAGACATGCCTAATTTAGGTTCACCATATAGCATCTGTTCGTATTTAGTGATTTGATATTACTCGCATCAACCCCCTTAGGGTAGCACGTCTAGTCGACTATTCTGGTTCTATATCTACGGGGTGGTCGGAATCGCTCCCATAACGCCAAGTTCTGCGCACTTTGGCTGCGGAAACGCCGTTCCAAATTTGCGCAATGATCGAGGTCCAACTAGGTTACCGTGTTGGTGCTGAAAAACCGCAATAATTACCATATCGAACAATTGCAAGCGGATCTCTTTTACCGCTTCTTAAATGAGCAAGGTCCCACGCCAGTTTTCCGCTTAATCAGCTGTGACATTATTATTCAAGTCATTCAATACGCAAGCAATCATTAGCGCATGCGTTATCCATCTCATTGCACAAGACAGAAGCCATTGAGCTATGGCATCTGGTTGATTAGTGTTGAGTTAATTGCAGTTTACAGGTAGGACAGTTTTTTATTCCCTTCGCTGCCCTGGAGATGGAGATGTCAGGGATCTTCGATGGATCCCCACCTTagcaaaacaaaaagtcaACAGCTTGCAGATGCCTCGCTTAATTGCAGTATTTTCGTGTATGCTAATGCGTAGTTTCAGCACCCGCTGAAGTCGCCAGCGTATATCTTGCCCCAATGATTTTTGTATCTTGCCGTTGAAAAAACGGGCAAAATTTTTTACAAAATTGAAGGCATTGTTCCTTTGCTTATCAAGAAATTTGCAATAGTTCAACCATTTATATAAAACCTAATCAGCAGTCGTAGAATTCGCATATTACTTCCAActcctcaagctcaacatgTCTCAAGAAATTACTCACCCTACTATCAAAGACGGATGGTTCAGAGAGATCTCTGACACTATGTGGCCGGGCCAGGCCATGACCTTGAGAGTCGAAAAGGTCTTGCATCATGAAAAATCCAAGTACCAAGACGTgttgatcttcaagtctACTGACTACGGTAACGTTTTGGTTTTGGACAACGCGATCCAAGTCACTGAGAGAGATGAATTCTCTTACCAGGAAATGATCGCTCATCTGGGCCTGAACTCGCACCCCAACCCCAAGAAAGTGCTCGTCATTGGTGGTGGTGACGGCGGTGTTTTGAGAGAAATTGTCAAGCACGAGTCCGTCGAGGAGGCTTGGTTGTGCGACATTGACGAGGCTGTGATTAGACTCTCCAAGCAATACTTGCCCGAGATGGCCGCCTCTTACTCGCACCCCAAGGTCAAGACCCACATTGGAGATGGCTTCCAGTTCTTGAGAGACTACCAAAACACCTTTGACGTGATTATCACCGACTCTTCCGACCCTGAAGGTCCCGCCGAAACTCTGTTCCAGAAGCCATactttgagcttttgagcagcgCATTGACCGAGAAGGGTGTCATTACCACTCAGGGTGAGAGCATCTGGTTACACCTGCCAATTATCAAGGAATTGAAGAAGGCTTGCTCCGAGGTTTTCCCAACTGTTGAGTACGCTTACACCACTATTCCTACCTACCCATCTGGTCAAATCGGCTTCATGGTGTGCTCCAAGGACGGCAGCGTCGACGTTAAAAAGCCATTGCGCCAGAAGTCTGACGAAGAGGAGGCCAAGCTCTACAAGTACTACAACAAAAAGATCCATGAGGCCGCCTTTGTGCTGCCTACCTGGGCTgccaaagagcttgaactGTAACACCCTGAATAGCCAGTATGTTCACATTGCTCGCCCTGAGCATTTCAGTAATTAATATGTAGCTAATCAGATCTCTCAGTTATGTGCGACAATAACTGAAGCGAAAGTTTGTCAAACTTTCATCGATTTTTCGAAGCCTACGCCCtcaaatcttttttgttgagattgTTGAGCTGCAATGGTGTATCTGACGATTTCAACGTCGCCTTTTCAATCTCAAGTTTCGGACCTTCTTCCGTGTAACAACAATTCCAAATCGTCGTTGTCTTTTGCGTTGCTTAACGCGTATGGTTTGTTGAAATACTTTGATGAGGTTGTAAGCCTGCCGAGCAGCTCGATCAATGATTTAACGCCTTTTCATTGTAAAGAATACCTCAAGCTGGTTCTAGATCCTGAGCTTATAAAGGAGGCTTCGAGCGATGAAGTTGATCGTGGCTGGGAGTCTCTAGCATTGATGGCCAAGGATTGGGGCGAGCTCCAGAGTGACGAACAATCATTCGCTTGGttcgagaacaaaaagctgctttaTGAATTCTACTCTCACGCTCTAGGTCTCGAGCCATGCTCTGAGGGCGAGAGTTCTGTTCAGTGCGGCGAATTGGGGCCTTCGGACCCTGGCAGCCCCCAGCGCGAACTTCTATCCGGTTATAATGGTGGATTCAGTGAAACTGGTCTGGATAGACGCGTTTTGGAGAAATATGGTCTCTCACACGACTGCTACCTCTTTGCGTATTTACCACTCTATTGCCAAGTTATCGCCGGTGCCACTCTCTCTCTGGTACGTGCTGCATGCCTGCGACACGAGCGTGCAATTTCTATCAACTGGGATGGCGGACGACATCATGCATCGAGGTCTCGGGCTAGCGGCTTCTGCTACATTAATGATATTGCCCTTctcattcaaaaactacGTAGGCGGGGCATTCGGAGAATAAGCTATATTGATTTTGATCTACACCATTGCGATGGAGTTGAACGAGCCTTTCAGCACTCTCAAAGCGTGCAAACCATATCTGTTCACCTTCATGAGCCTGGGTTCTTTCCAGGTACCGGttccttgaaagaagcatccGTTGGCAAAAACGTTGTGAACATCCCTGTACAGCATGGAATGGACGACACATTTCTTAACCAAATAGTACAACGTGTCATAATGCCATGCATACGAAGCCATAACCCAGAAGTTTTAGTGATCCAATGTGGCGGTGACGGCCTTATGGGTGACAAATACAAGGAGTGGCAGTTGACAATCAAAGGGCTCGTTAATAATATAATGTACATTGTGCGGGGGTTTCCCGCCACAAATGTGGTTATGCTGGGTGGCGGAGGTTACAACGAAAGGCTCATGAGCCGATTTTACACTTACTTGACGTGGAAGGTGGTTGAATTTTCCAGGGGTGAGGGCCTTAAGGATCCATTTGATTGCGAAGAGGACATTATTCCCGACCATGAGTTCATTGAGAGTTATAAAGACGAATTTTACAAGTTTTGGGCTTACGACATTGACGGAGGCAAAGGCAAGTTGCTaaaaaatgaaaatgaCCTCGACTACGTCATGAGGCTAGCCGGTTTTTACAATGTTAGAAATAAAGAAGTCGTTTAGCGCCGTATAACTGATATCTCTTCCATAGCCTTCTCCCATGAATCCTGCCACCTGTTGTTTGACTCTTTAAGTGCCCCAGCCTTTAGCACCTCGCTTACGTGGCTGTCTTTCATGATGAAAATCAAGGCCTCATGAAGTTCCCTCCGATCCAGGAACTTCAATCCGTTAACATTATGCTGCACCAACTCATTTAGCACTGGGTAGTTGTATGAGACCACAGGAATGCCTGAGCCAAACATATCAAGGATTTTCATTGGAAGATCTAGTCCAGAACTCGAAGTGTGAAGGGAAACTCCGTAATCACACAGCTGCAAGAGCTTAGGGTAGTCCTCATTAGAGAGCCACAAGAACTCGATGTGCACGCGATCCCACTTTGTTTCCGCAACCTTGTCAATAAAATGCTGCTTGAGCGGGCCTTTCCCCGTCACAAAGCAAAGTATCTTCGGCAGTTTGtcatcaaacttttcgCAGGAATTCTCATAGATTTTCAATGCTCCGATGAGAATTGACAAGTCCTCATCAGGTGTGAACGAGGTTGAAGTCACAATGATACGGTCTCCCTTTGAGATGTTGAAATCACCAGGTATGAAGGGCTTGATGAAGTCTTGTTGGAGAGCGGCTTGGCGATCTGCCTTGAGCGGCCTGAATTGGAATGCAGGTCTGTCATATAGCACCgcaactcttttttttgaaagaccaAATGTATGAATTAAGTAGTCCTTCATGGCTCTTGTGACAGTAAGATTGTACGCGGCGAACTTTGCAAAGATGTACTCCACAGCGAACGAAATGAGCACTAAAGGATGCCAAAATGAGCCtagcttgagcttgaggaTCGAATAGCCGAAATTGTGCCAGTCTATGATGAGTTTGCAGCGTGAAAATGTGCAATACACGGCAGCCATTGGCAGAATCGGAATGCTGGGAGGATTCTGTAGGAGGAAATAGTCACTTCCTCTCAGGCGCCATAACAATCGCAGAATTGCGTATATCTGGAGAGAAACTTTCCTGACGGCCTTTatcaagaaagagccaCCTTTGCGGCCTTGAAAGGCTGGAAGCTGGTGAATCGTTATATTAGTGTCCTCTAAGATGTCCGAAGGAGGCTGTTCCTCTAAGTAGCCGCAGAGCTCAACCTGCCAGCCCTGTTGGCTAAAGCTGCGGGCATGGTAGCACATACGCGGGGAATGACCTAGGTCGCCCAAAACGCAAATGATAATGCGTTTCTTTGTTGATCTGTTCCCGTAGAACAGGAACGGAACTGTCAAATAGCATACTAAAGGTAACGATGCATATACGGTGAGAAGCCACCAGACCCACTGCGGAAGCCCTTCAAACATTTCCCCCACCTTAATCACTCAAAGATGAATGCTGCTGACGATGCCCAAGAAGATAATGGCTACTCTGGTTTATTCTGTCTTAAGGTGAACTGAGCTTGGTTCAACACTCACCCAGAAATCTACGAATCCTCTGTATTCGAGTACGGATGTACTTGGGCTTTAAATCCGGATCACCTAGAATACATTTGTGCTCTATTTCAGTCATGTGATAACTTAAACCCCTCTGAGTACTTAAGTATTCAGTGGCCGAGtttcaacttttgttgATGGCACTTCATACGAGTTCCATAAATAACGGTGTATAATAGAATAAGTGGGATCCGCGACCCAAAGGCAATGTTTTGCGGGACCTAAAATATAGTTCGGTGAGTCGGAGTCGCACGGATCGAAAAGCTATAACTACTCATGTCCAGGAACCTTACTGAAGAACAGATTGCTGAGTTCAAGGAGGCATTCGCCTTGTTTGACAAAGACAACAACGGCTCAATTACATCCTCGGAATTGGCCACCGTGATGAGATCTCTGGGTCTATCGCCAAGCGAGGCCGAGGTTTCCGACTTGATGAATGAGATCGATGTCAATGGAAACCACAAGATCGAGTTCAGcgagtttttggcgctAATGTCGCGCCAGCTAAAGTCCAATGATTCGGAGCAAGAATTGCTTGAGGCTTTTAAGGTCTTCGACAAGAATGGCGACGGGCTGATTTCAGCCGCCGAGCTGAAGCACGTTCTGACCTCCATTGGTGAGAAGCTGACAGACGCCGAAGTTGATGAGATGCTCAGAGAAGTCAGTGACGGCAGTGGTGAGATCAACATCAAACAGTTTGCTGCACTTCTCTCGAAATGAAGGCACCGCCGAAATCCTACAAAAGGAACAGAGTATTTCTTTCATTTCGTGGTCTTTAATTGTTTTGTTTAGCTGTATTGGATAAAATAGCTCTATTTTGAACTGTATCTGAATATTTACTTCAATTTTTGTGTAAACGGTCGTTTTCGGACGGAACTGCATTCTTCAAATACCTCCGGAACGGATTGTCGCCGTCGCTATCGTCCTTCACTTCGGCTTGCTCGTTGGGCTGTAGAGCCTCATTGCTGGCCAGCCTGATTGGAATTTTGGGTTTTACAGGAGGAGCGGCAGCTTTTATTTTGCCGGAAGATATGAACGAATTGGAGTGCTCGACAAGCGAAGGTACGGCCGCTGGTTTCTCATGAAAACTTCTGGACTTCAACCTTgcctcaagttcttgatcGAAGTTGCCTCTACTGTTTCCACCGTTTGAGGCAGTTTTGTTAGGCTGTTCCATTAAGCTCTGCTTTTTGGCGGGTTTTGGTGGTCTTTTTTTCCCTTTCTCTGTTAAATGGGCGCTCGCTTCCGGGTTGCTTTTGTGGGTGTCGAGAGCTTGTAGCGATCCAGGCAGGGCTTTCTTGATGGGTGGCGCCTTTTTGGTTTTAGGTATTTGTATCGTTGATCCAGCCACTTTCACCGTTTTTTCTGCTCCTGCCTGTAttgaagaggctgaaaGCGATTGGAGTTCAACATTACTTGCGGGAGGGGCGGAGGGGGCATGTGAATGAGAGCTATCATAGGCGGGAGGCGGGTCTAAAGAAGCTGCACGGGAAGGGATTTGCGGAGGGGCGCGTATACTACGACCTTGTGCGGTTTCTGCATTGCTTGCCGGAGGGGGGCCgtattttgaaggcttttcaaagcttggGACTGATCTGGGCGCCTGCTGCGAACTTTCTTTATCTTTTCGGAACGGTTTTGGAGGTGGCTGGAAGTCAACTTTAATATCGTAGTTGTATGCTCCTGACACAGCACTTTTGGGTTTTATATTTTCTCTATCAGCTTTCCCATTAGCCGTGGAGGAGAGTTTTGGAACCGATGAAGTGACAGGCGGCTGTGATGGAACGCTTCGACTCGGTAACCTTGGAGGAGCTCTTGGTGCAGTGGTGGGTTTAACTGGTggggaagaagagcttctcATGTCCCTGTTGGCAGGCGTTTGGGTTTCTGATCTGGATGGCTTTGGAGGGGGAGGAAAATTAACCTGAACACTGCTGTCATACCTCCCTGCTATTCCGTTGTTGGCTCCCTCGCCCTCTCTGCTACTTCTGCCAGTCTGCTGTGGAGTTTGTCTTGAAGTGCTCATTGCCTTTCCTGTTTCAGTTGTCTTCAAATTAACAGCTGTGCTCTGAGTTGGTGATTTTAACCCACTAGGTGACTGGGACCTTGACTTAATCTTGCTCCGTAGGGAGCTTGTTTCGCTGGAAGGACTTTCAGAACGGTTGCGGTGAACAGGAGGTGTTGGTAAGGAAGAGATGTCTACATTTTGGATTTTTATTCGCAAAGATTCCTTCAATTCTTCAGAGTCTTTCCAGGAATAAGGCTTCACTGTTGTTGCAGAAGTCGGAGATTTGAGCTCCTGCACATCAGAAACCCCATTTTCTTCAGGAAATGGCTGCGATGTCTGTGCCATGGCTTGTGGCATGACTTGTGGCATGGCTTGTGGCATGACTTGTGGCATGGCTTGTGGCATGACTTGTGGCATGGCTTGTGGCATGGCTTGCCGTTCTTCTTGTGGAAGCGGTTGAACAGGCAGCGCTGCAGGAGCGCGAACGTACGTCCTCGTTGGCACAGCTGGTACCGCTGGCGTAGGCTCAGAAACCTTATTTGACGCTATGCTTTCTGGCTGGACTGGCGACTGGGAAGCAGCTAAGTATGACGCATGCGTGGTTTGCGGGAATGGGCTTGCCATGGTGTTCGCAGGTGGCACTGCAAATGCCTCTTGAGATATATTTGGGTTTTGGGTCGCAATTGAAGCGGTGTCTATAGTTAGCAACTGACGGGTGGCTCTAGGTAGTGAAGTGTTGGAGAGAAGTTGAGGATCAGCAACTaaaccagcagcagcattaTTGTCCGGTGCTCTATGAGGAAGTGGCACGGGGCGAGTGTTATATGTTGCTGGAGCAGTGTTGTTAGGGTGCGAGCTAATTGGTAGTTGTGTACCGGGCACAATGGTCGCAGCTCGAGAGGCTATATGGGGGGCCTGAGAATCTGCAGTGGTGTACTGGGGTACAGGTGCAGGTACTTGGTAGGGGACTGCTTGCGGGTTTCCAATTTGTGGAATTATTGGATTCTGTTCACTCGAGTATGAAGAGGGCaatgttgaagaagtacgAGAGGTAGCTGCTGGCGGAACATTCCCAGAGCCGCCTCTTGAA from Lachancea thermotolerans CBS 6340 chromosome F complete sequence includes the following:
- the AIM3 gene encoding Aim3p (similar to uniprot|P38266 Saccharomyces cerevisiae YBR108W Protein interacting with Rsv167p), with the protein product MSDFWDRNKGSIMSGLATAGKQGYKGTKFVAKTGYKAGKQHYNSSKNKREGNSNNSSSSDLTISSPPPLTADVSNFPPPPVKPGQNQYHGSSRGGSGNVPPAATSRTSSTLPSSYSSEQNPIIPQIGNPQAVPYQVPAPVPQYTTADSQAPHIASRAATIVPGTQLPISSHPNNTAPATYNTRPVPLPHRAPDNNAAAGLVADPQLLSNTSLPRATRQLLTIDTASIATQNPNISQEAFAVPPANTMASPFPQTTHASYLAASQSPVQPESIASNKVSEPTPAVPAVPTRTYVRAPAALPVQPLPQEERQAMPQAMPQVMPQAMPQVMPQAMPQVMPQAMAQTSQPFPEENGVSDVQELKSPTSATTVKPYSWKDSEELKESLRIKIQNVDISSLPTPPVHRNRSESPSSETSSLRSKIKSRSQSPSGLKSPTQSTAVNLKTTETGKAMSTSRQTPQQTGRSSREGEGANNGIAGRYDSSVQVNFPPPPKPSRSETQTPANRDMRSSSSPPVKPTTAPRAPPRLPSRSVPSQPPVTSSVPKLSSTANGKADRENIKPKSAVSGAYNYDIKVDFQPPPKPFRKDKESSQQAPRSVPSFEKPSKYGPPPASNAETAQGRSIRAPPQIPSRAASLDPPPAYDSSHSHAPSAPPASNVELQSLSASSIQAGAEKTVKVAGSTIQIPKTKKAPPIKKALPGSLQALDTHKSNPEASAHLTEKGKKRPPKPAKKQSLMEQPNKTASNGGNSRGNFDQELEARLKSRSFHEKPAAVPSLVEHSNSFISSGKIKAAAPPVKPKIPIRLASNEALQPNEQAEVKDDSDGDNPFRRYLKNAVPSENDRLHKN